TCTGGCCCAGAATGGGCTTAACGCTGCGCAGAACGCATTGAATGTGGTGGGGAATAACCTGTCAAATGCCACCACGGCGGGATATAGCCGCCAGAATATTATCCTGGGCGAAGCGGGTGGCAAATCCACCAATTATGGTTTCTTCGGCTATGGCGTAAAAGTAGGCGATGTTCAGCGTGCTTATAATGGTTTTATGACCAATCAGGTGCGCGGCGCGGCAACGGAATTTTATTCCCTGAATAGCCGTTACGAGCAGGTTAGCCAAATTGATAACATGCTCGGCGATAGCACCAATAATATTTCTGTGACCATGGATAATTTATTCGAAGCCATGGAATCGGTAAGTAAAGACCCGGTTGACCCGGCGGCTCGCCAGGGCGTTATGGCTGAATTTAACGCCATCGCTAACCAATATCGCAGCAACAGCAAAACATTAAATGATCTGGAGCAGAGCACCAACACGCAAATTAAACAGACTGTTGATGATATTAACTCCTATACCAAACAGCTGGCATCGCTGAATAAGCAAATTGAAAAGATCCACGGTCAGACCGGCGGTATGCCTGCGGATTTACTCGATCAGCGTGACCAAATATTAGGCCAGTTGAGCGAGAAGATCGGTATTAAGGTGACAGAAAACACCGATACCGGCGCGGTCAGTGTTTCCATGCAAAACGGTATGTCGCTGGTGAGCGGCGGCAAATCCTATGAACTGCAGGCCAGCGCCTCTGAAAGCAACCCGGCAAAAACCGTGGTGGCGTACGTTGACGCTTCGGGCAACGCCCTGCCGCTCGACGAAGGGAAAACCACCGGTGCGCTGGGCGGGCTGTTCAAATTCCGCAATGAAGATCTGGTCTCCGCGCGCGATCAACTGAACCAGCTGGCGCTGCAAATGGCCAACAAGTTCAACGAAGCGAATGCGCAAGGTTACGACCTCGACGGCAAC
This genomic interval from Kosakonia sacchari SP1 contains the following:
- the flgK gene encoding flagellar hook-associated protein FlgK, producing the protein MNLINLAQNGLNAAQNALNVVGNNLSNATTAGYSRQNIILGEAGGKSTNYGFFGYGVKVGDVQRAYNGFMTNQVRGAATEFYSLNSRYEQVSQIDNMLGDSTNNISVTMDNLFEAMESVSKDPVDPAARQGVMAEFNAIANQYRSNSKTLNDLEQSTNTQIKQTVDDINSYTKQLASLNKQIEKIHGQTGGMPADLLDQRDQILGQLSEKIGIKVTENTDTGAVSVSMQNGMSLVSGGKSYELQASASESNPAKTVVAYVDASGNALPLDEGKTTGALGGLFKFRNEDLVSARDQLNQLALQMANKFNEANAQGYDLDGNAGGDIFNIGKPQAVGNINNVGTGSLDVSFSDISSVKSEDYELTFNGPGSTDWTITTADGRAITPTIGSNGELEFEGISITPGGTPQPGDSFSLNPTDGAADNITVAITDGDQIAAAKSPDPADQSDNENMLAMIGIKDEEVVDGKTLSGAYASLVSSVGSSVSALKADMTTSANVYDQWALQQQSVSGVDITEEYVNLQMFSQYYQANAQVLQTANTLFDTLLSIR